A window of the Henckelia pumila isolate YLH828 chromosome 3, ASM3356847v2, whole genome shotgun sequence genome harbors these coding sequences:
- the LOC140891700 gene encoding cyclin-D3-3-like, translating to MVSHIHEQESLLQNSIFDALYCEEERLDQDSSVGFDLTEPQIEDFRQISEKPPIFLFEHDLFWEDDELSSLLSKEKKQPRLSFEEIIVDGCLKMVRHEAIVRILKVISQYGFNALTAALAVNYYDRFIASPCFQKDKPWMSQLVAVACVSLAAKVEETQVPLLIDFQVEESKYLFDAKTIQRMELLVLSTLQWKMNPVTPIPYFDHFMRRFGSLINPHWEFLWRCESLILSILTDFSLLRYLPSVVAAATMMYVTKEIEPCKESELHNQFVSVLKTSKEKVDECHKLIMEIMDDHGNKLRSKRKNESIPSSPSGVVDTYFSSDSSNDSWAFSSSVSSSPEPLFKRRRAQDQHMKLTPHRLQSGFL from the exons ATGGTTTCTCATATCCATGAACAAGAATCCCTTCTCCAAAATTCCATTTTTGATGCCCTTTACTGCGAAGAAGAGCGTCTTGACCAAGATTCCAGCGTCGGGTTTGACTTGACAGAGCCACAAATCGAGGATTTTCGCCAGATTTCCGAAAAGCCCCCCATTTTTCTGTTTGAGCACGACCTTTTCTGGGAGGATGATGAGCTTTCGAGCCTTTTGTCTAAGGAGAAAAAACAACCCCGTTTGAGTTTTGAAGAAATAATAGTAGATGGCTGTTTGAAAATGGTGAGACATGAGGCCATTGTGCGGATTTTGAAGGTGATTTCCCAATATGGATTCAATGCCCTGACTGCGGCTTTAGCTGTGAACTACTACGATAGATTCATTGCTAGCCCTTGCTTTCAGAAGGATAAACCATGGATGAGCCAATTGGTTGCTGTGGCCTGTGTTTCTTTAGCAGCCAAGGTTGAAGAGACTCAAGTCCCTCTTTTGATAGACTTTCAA GTAGAAGAATCAAAGTATCTTTTTGATGCAAAGACTATTCAGAGAATGGAACTCTTGGTGCTTTCTACACTCCAATGGAAGATGAATCCCGTGACACCGATTCCATACTTTGATCATTTTATGAGGAGATTTGGATCGCTAATTAATCCACATTGGGAGTTTTTGTGGAGGTGTGAGAGTTTGATTCTCTCTATACTCACCG ATTTTAGTCTCCTACGATATCTTCCTTCGGTTGTTGCTGCCGCTACAATGATGTATGTTACTAAAGAGATTGAGCCTTGTAAAGAGTCGGAACTCCACAATCAGTTTGTGAGTGTGCTTAAAACCAGCAAG GAAAAAGTTGATGAATGCCATAAACTTATCATGGAGATAATGGATGATCATGGCAATAAGCTGCGTTCCAAACGTAAAAATGAGTCGATACCGAGCAGTCCAAGTGGTGTAGTTGATACTTATTTTAGCTCAGATAGCTCTAATGATTCTTGGGCCTTTTCATCATCTGTGTCATCATCACCAGAGCCATTGTTCAAGAGAAGGAGAGCTCAGGATCAGCACATGAAATTGACTCCTCATAGACTGCAATCTGGCTTCTTATAA